A stretch of Limanda limanda chromosome 7, fLimLim1.1, whole genome shotgun sequence DNA encodes these proteins:
- the ptk6b gene encoding protein-tyrosine kinase 6b encodes MGECLRRACPCLETLWKKISGEKIPSVSSPDLYVALWSFSARHRDELSFTEGDLLRVTTCSGDWWTARRTDRTGSLLDSGIVPHNYLVRAGSLRSQPWFFGQMNRIEAQSHLLAAGNQDGSFLIRQSEKDNVGHVLSVRSSSRVKHYKIHAASDSFFVDPSQIFISLVELVKFYGSNSLVNTGRLGSVCRRKQPDTPDLSHFTVDEWELPQEQFTLEEELGTGYFADVYRGRWKNHIDVAVKILKSDSELNHREFQREVQILKRLRHRHLISLFAVCTAASPYYIITELMEKGSLLTFLRGPEGALQDTGALVDMGAQVADGMSYLEQQNSIHRDLAARNVLVGGDYICKVADFGLARVIKEPFYISDDKKIPYKWCAPEAISHGKFSSRSDVWSFGVLLYEIVTYGGIPYPAFSNQEVYQQVTKGYRMPAPPTCPDLLYGLMLKCWSHEPDERPSFKSLKLQLDGSSYEMG; translated from the exons ATGGGCGAGTGTCTGCGCAGAGCTTGTCCATGTCTGGAGACACTATGGAAGAAGATCTCCGGAGAGAAGATTccctca GTCTCCTCCCCGGACCTGTACGTGGCCCTGTGGTCCTTCTCGGCCCGGCACCGGGACGAGCTGTCCTTCACGGAGGGGGACCTGCTCCGGGTCACGACCTGCTCCGGGGACTGGTGGACCGCCCGGAGGACGGACCGGACCGGAAGCCTGCTGGACTCCGGGATCGTGCCCCACAACTACCTGGTCCGAGCCGGGTCCCTGCGGAGCCAGCC GTGGTTCTTCGGTCAGATGAACCGGATCGAGGCTCAGAGTCATCTGCTGGCCGCAGGAAACCAGGACGGCTCCTTCCTCATCCGCCAGAGCGAGAAGGACAACGTGGGACATGTCCTCTCAG tgcgGTCGAGCAGTCGAGTGAAACATTATAAAATCCACGCGGCGTCCGACTCGTTCTTCGTGGATCCTTCTCAGATCTTCATCTCTCTGGTGGAGCTGGTGAAGTTCTACGGCTCGAACAGCCTGGTGAACACCGGGCGGCTGGGAAGCGTCTGCAGGAGA AAGCAACCCGACACCCCCGACCTGAGCCACTTCACAGTGGACGAGTGGGAGCTTCCCCAGGAGCAGttcaccctggaggaggagcttgggACGGGATACTTCGCCGACGTGTACCGAGGACGCTGGAAGAACCACATCGACGTGGCCGTCAAGATCCTCAAGAGCG ACTCGGAGTTGAACCACCGGGAGTTTCAGAGGGAGGTTCAGATCCTGAAGCGTCTGCGGCACCGTCACCTCATCTCTCTGTTCGCTGTGTGCACCGCGGCGTCTCCGTATTACATCATCACCGAGCTGATGGAGAAAGGCAGCCTGCTCACGTTCCTCAGAG GCCCAGAGGGGGCGCTGCAGGACACCGGGGCGCTGGTGGACATGGGCGCCCAGGTGGCTGATGGGATGTCGTACCTGGAGCAGCAGAACAGCATCCACCGAGACCTGGCGGCTCGAAACGTGCTGGTGGGAGGAGACTACATCTGTAAGGTGGCCGACTTCGGTCTGGCCCGAGTGATCAAG GAGCCGTTCTACATCTCCGACGATAAGAAGATTCCCTACAAGTGGTGCGCCCCCGAGGCCATCAGCCACGGGAAGTTCTCCAGCCGCTCGGACGTCTGGTCCTTCGGCGTCTTGCTCTACGAGATCGTCACGTACGGAGGCATTCCTTACCCAG CCTTCAGTAACCAGGAAGTGTACCAGCAGGTCACTAAAGGTTACAGGATGCCGGCTCCGCCCACGTGTCCCGACCTTCTCTACGGCCTCATGTTGAAGTGTTGGAGCCACGAGCCCGACGAGCGTCCCAGCTTCAAgtccctgaagctgcagctggacggCAGCTCCTACGAGATGGGCTGA
- the ppdpfb gene encoding pancreatic progenitor cell differentiation and proliferation factor B: MAAIPAGGSLVATADYYRRRIGSTSSSSSCGSSEFSGEVIPHHPGLPKQDSGHWWSSFFFGKPPGMTPVTEEAQLKAGGALGAVTNGQITCVAKEMVMQRQVSESSDAGSPASS, translated from the exons ATGGCAGCGATTCCAGCCGGGGGTTCTCTGGTGGCAACAGCTGACTACTACCGAA ggcgCATAGgctccacctccagcagcagctcgtgTGGCAGTTCGGAGTTCAGCGGCGAGGTCATCCCTCACCACCCAG GACTTCCCAAGCAGGACTCTGGACACTGGTGGTCCAGCTTCTTCTTCGGGAAGCCCCCCGGGATGACCCCTGTGACGGAGGAGGCTCAGCTGAA ggcggggggggctctgggtGCGGTGACAAACGGTCAGATCACCTGCGTTGCCAAGGAGATGGTGATGCAACGCCAGGTGAGTGAGAGCAGCGACGCAGgaagccccgcctcctcctga